A single genomic interval of Zunongwangia sp. HGR-M22 harbors:
- a CDS encoding CPXCG motif-containing cysteine-rich protein — translation MYEHFFQCPYCWEEISVLLDPSVSRQTYIEDCENCCNPIEFDVAFQNGEITEFEARSIEQ, via the coding sequence ATGTACGAGCATTTTTTTCAATGTCCCTATTGTTGGGAAGAAATTTCTGTACTTTTAGATCCTTCGGTTTCCAGGCAAACATATATTGAAGATTGTGAAAATTGTTGCAACCCAATAGAATTTGATGTAGCTTTTCAGAATGGAGAAATTACCGAATTTGAAGCTCGAAGTATAGAGCAATAA
- a CDS encoding STAS/SEC14 domain-containing protein, producing the protein MRFFLEIKDGNKISLAAFWKDMLFKCKHADDFNKVALVTDIQWFRSFADFKDNLVDLDIRAFDNDERLQALNWIAE; encoded by the coding sequence ATTAGATTTTTTCTGGAAATTAAAGATGGAAATAAAATTTCTTTAGCAGCTTTTTGGAAAGATATGCTATTTAAATGTAAGCACGCCGATGATTTTAATAAGGTGGCTTTGGTTACAGATATACAGTGGTTTAGAAGCTTTGCAGATTTTAAGGATAATTTAGTGGATTTGGATATAAGAGCCTTTGATAATGACGAACGCCTGCAAGCTCTAAATTGGATAGCTGAATAA